The sequence TTTCCAGTTCCAGAGTTGCCATAAAACAATAAATTATCATTATGAGAATTAAAATTAGGTATATAATCCTTAAGAACATAATTTAATATTGTTTCAATATTCTTTCGAGGAGAAAACTTTTCATCACCAAGTTTATGTGTAGTGTAATATTCAACATTAAAGTTGGTGAAGTTATTTGTCTGAAGTGCATCAGATAGTTGAGAATTCTTATAATAAATCTTAACCAACTGTTTATAGAAGCAGGAGCACTTTTTAGTTCCTATATATCCTGTATCCTTACATGCTTCACATTGGTATCTGAGCATTAGATAATCTTGAGGATAGTTATGCTGTACCAATAGTTCTGCTTTTCTTACTCTTAAATCTGTTATCTTATCTTTTAACTCCTCTAAGGTTTCCTGTACATTATCTGAGTTTTTAATTATAGTTAGTGAAAGTTTTATAGAGAGTTTACCTATTTCATTATCAATTGCGATTATTTGAGGATACTTATCAGAAATTTCTTTTTTTCTGTTGTTTAAAGCTTTAATTTCATCATTACGTATTTTTTCATAATAGTCCATAAGTTGAGATTTATATCCCTTAATCATTATCATCCCATCCTAACAATTTTTTCTCCAAGTCATCATAATCATAAGTTCTTTGCTCAAAGTTATTAAACTTAAGATTGTTATTGTTTTGAGCATTGACCTTTTTTTGTGATGGAGTATTTCTTCTAAGTGCATCCTTATTATCTACATCCTGCACTGTCTTAAGATTATCGGCATACCATCGAGATAATATACCATCAATATATTTAAAATCAGCTCTATTTAATCTTTCGAAGCATATAGTAGAAGCTTTTTTTATCATATCTACGGTAAAGTTATATTTATATAACCATTTTTCAAGAAGGTCTTGTTGAGGTTTCATAATCTCTCCGTTTTTTATTCCTAGAAAGTCTAAGATACTTCTGATTTTTAACCATTTATCTTCACTTTTTGCTATATAAGCTTGAGCTTCTTCTATTGAAGTTATCTTTGAATCATACCAATTTAAGGCTACCTTCTCAATATATCTGATATCACTCTTTCCTTTAGAAGTGCAATATTCAATTAATAATAGGATCATTTCATAGGAAAAGTTAAAATCTCTTTGCCAACTTAAATAAGTGGTCATCTCCTTAGGGGATAGTGGTCTACCAACTAAGCTTTCTATATCTTTTAACATATCCTTTGAGTTAGTATTATTAAGTTCATCTAAAAGATTTACATTAGATGAATCAGTATCACTGTCAGAGATGTCACAAAAACTAATATCAAAATTACCCATACGGTCAATTGATTTAAGTTTTATTAGACCTTCATCATTCCAATAATTTAAAGCATTCATAACATCAGATTCTAATAAGTTTAAATTAGATGCTACTATTGATGAACTTACTCCAAGTTCTCCTGAAGTGCTGTATTTTAACATCAACAAATAAACCTTAATAAATTCTCCACGAGCTTTAGGCATATATTTTTCTATAAAGACATTACTAACAGGTGTAAAGGTAATAGATGAACTTTTTAGCATAAATGTACTCATAGCTAATTTATCCTCCATTTATATAACTTAATAATACCGTAA comes from Clostridium sp. TW13 and encodes:
- a CDS encoding DnaD domain protein is translated as MSTFMLKSSSITFTPVSNVFIEKYMPKARGEFIKVYLLMLKYSTSGELGVSSSIVASNLNLLESDVMNALNYWNDEGLIKLKSIDRMGNFDISFCDISDSDTDSSNVNLLDELNNTNSKDMLKDIESLVGRPLSPKEMTTYLSWQRDFNFSYEMILLLIEYCTSKGKSDIRYIEKVALNWYDSKITSIEEAQAYIAKSEDKWLKIRSILDFLGIKNGEIMKPQQDLLEKWLYKYNFTVDMIKKASTICFERLNRADFKYIDGILSRWYADNLKTVQDVDNKDALRRNTPSQKKVNAQNNNNLKFNNFEQRTYDYDDLEKKLLGWDDND
- a CDS encoding ATP-binding protein; its protein translation is MIKGYKSQLMDYYEKIRNDEIKALNNRKKEISDKYPQIIAIDNEIGKLSIKLSLTIIKNSDNVQETLEELKDKITDLRVRKAELLVQHNYPQDYLMLRYQCEACKDTGYIGTKKCSCFYKQLVKIYYKNSQLSDALQTNNFTNFNVEYYTTHKLGDEKFSPRKNIETILNYVLKDYIPNFNSHNDNLLFYGNSGTGKTFMSHCIAKELLDKGFLVTYRTSDELIKNLKQITFEGDTALEDLLINCDLLIIDDLGAEQITDFSVTEFFTFLNKKLLGKKKMLISTNLTLPQLSKSYTERITSRLFGSFKLQKFYTEDIRVKKNLSKK